The following is a genomic window from uncultured Fusobacterium sp..
CTGTTACTGGAATGAATTTTCCATCTTCAAAAATTTGAGTCATTCCAATTTTTTTAGCTAAAATTCCTGACATGTTTCTACCTCCATCAAATAATATATTGGTTGACAACTTGACCTCGTGGTTCTACCACCCTGCTTTAAAAAAAGCGCCAACTTGTATTATTCTGTAAGGAAAATTTTTATTCCGATAATCCTCATATCAAACAAATCAAATTACCTGAAATATAACCTTACAATGTTTTTCCTAAAAATCAACTAGATTTGTTTGATTTCTATTCCAACACCAGCTGGTAAGTTAACTGCTGTTAACGAAGCTATTGTCTTTTGTGTAGAATTGTTGATCTCAACCATTCTTCTGTGTACTCTCATTTCAAATTGTTCTCTTGAATCCTTGTTTACATGCACTGATCTTAATACAGTGTACTTTCTAATTTTAGTAGGTAATGGCATAGGTCCTGCGATTTCCGCTCCAGACTTTTTAGCAACTTCCGCTATTTTCTTAGCTGATTGATCTAATAAAGTATGATCATAAGCTTTTAAGTAGATTCTTAATTTGTTAGAAGCCATTTATTACTTTACACCTCCTTGAAAATTATCTTTAAGGATTTTCAAATATCCTTATACACTTTAAAGAGTATATCATACTTTCTCAAAAAAGAAAAGCTTTTTTTTTATTTTTTTTAAGTTTTTTTATATTTTTTTACAAGCTTAAATTACTAGTATTTTCAGTCTATATTTATAGTCTAAAATCTACTTTTTATAGAGAATTATAAAATAAAAATGCCTAGAAATTCTTCTAGGCATTAATATCTTTTGAAATTTATTATTTAATAATTTCTGCAACTACTCCAGAAGCTACTGTTCTTCCACCTTCTCTGATAGCGAATCTTAATCCTGTTTCCATTGCGATTGGGTGAATTAATTCTACTGTCATTGTGATGTTGTCTCCTGGCATTACCATTTCTACTCCTTCTGGTAAGTCAATTGCTCCTGTTATGTCAGTTGTTCTGAAATAGAATTGTGGTCTGTATCCTGTGAAGAATGGAGTATGTCTTCCTCCTTCTTCTTTAGTTAATACGTATACTTCTCCTTTGAAGTTTGTATGTGGAGTGATTGATCCTGGTTTTGCTAATACTTGTCCTCTTTCTACTTCTTCTTTCTTAGTTCCTCTTAATAGAGCTCCTATGTTGTCTCCTGCTTGTCCTTGATCAAGTAGTTTTCTGAACATTTCTACTCCAGTTACTGTAGTTTTTGTTGTTGGTTTTATTCCAACTATTTCTACTTCTTCTCCTACTTTAATTACTCCTCTTTCTACTCTTCCAGTTACAACTGTTCCTCTTCCTGTTATTGTGAATACGTCTTCTATTGGCATTAAGAATGGTTGGTCTACTGCTCTTTCTGGAGTTGGGATGTACTCATCTACTGCGTTCATTAATTCGATGATTTTGTCAACCCATTGTTGTTCTCCGTTTAATGCTCCTAAAGATGATCCTGCGATTACTGGTACGTCATCTCCTGGGAATCCATACTCTGTTAATAATTCTCTTACTTCCATTTCTACTAATTCTAGTAACTCAGCGTCGTCTACCATGTCAGCTTTGTTTAAGTATACTACGATGTATGGTACTCCAACTTGTCTAGATAGTAAGATGTGCTCTCTTGTTTGAGGCATTGGTCCATCTGCTGCAGAAACTACTAGAATAGCTCCGTCCATTTGTGCTGCTCCTGTAATCATGTTTTTTACATAGTCAGCGTGTCCTGGACAGTCAACGTGTGCATAGTGTCTTTTTTCTGTTTCGTACTCGATGTGAGCTGTGTTGATTGTTATTCCTCTTTCTTTTTCTTCTGGAGCTGCGTCGATGTTGTCAAAGTCAACTCTTTGA
Proteins encoded in this region:
- the rpsJ gene encoding 30S ribosomal protein S10 encodes the protein MASNKLRIYLKAYDHTLLDQSAKKIAEVAKKSGAEIAGPMPLPTKIRKYTVLRSVHVNKDSREQFEMRVHRRMVEINNSTQKTIASLTAVNLPAGVGIEIKQI
- the tuf gene encoding elongation factor Tu gives rise to the protein MAKEKFERSKPHVNIGTIGHVDHGKTTTTAAISKVLSDLGLAQRVDFDNIDAAPEEKERGITINTAHIEYETEKRHYAHVDCPGHADYVKNMITGAAQMDGAILVVSAADGPMPQTREHILLSRQVGVPYIVVYLNKADMVDDAELLELVEMEVRELLTEYGFPGDDVPVIAGSSLGALNGEQQWVDKIIELMNAVDEYIPTPERAVDQPFLMPIEDVFTITGRGTVVTGRVERGVIKVGEEVEIVGIKPTTKTTVTGVEMFRKLLDQGQAGDNIGALLRGTKKEEVERGQVLAKPGSITPHTNFKGEVYVLTKEEGGRHTPFFTGYRPQFYFRTTDITGAIDLPEGVEMVMPGDNITMTVELIHPIAMETGLRFAIREGGRTVASGVVAEIIK